The Actinomyces wuliandei genome contains the following window.
ACCAGCGAGCCTCCTCGGTGGTCTCCGGAGCCTCCGTGACCCCTCACGGCCCGCCCAGCGCGCCCGCCATCAGCTGCTCCGCAGGCCGCGGCGACCATGTGGTGTGCTCCTGGAGCCCAGGCGCCTCCGGCGGCCTGCCCAACACCTACGAGCGCAGGTGGCGGGCCGATGACGACGACAAGTGGGAGGGTCCGGCCTCCCTCGACTCGGGCAAGTCCTTCGGCTTCCGCGCCGACGACGACGACGCGCAGGCCTGCGTACGCGCCCGCAACAGCGCGGGCCAGTACTCGGACTGGGCCTGCGACGAGGTGGACATGTAGGACGCCTGCCGCACTGTGGCCCGGCACCAGCGACATGGTCCGGGCCCGTTCACCGCGCCCCGCCCCCGCCCGAGGAAAGCCCACCGGAAGTCAGAGGAGGACTGTCTATGCCCCTGAGTCAGGAGAACGCGACCTGGTTCGCCGAGGCCTTCTCCACGATCGTCACCAACGTCGGACAGGCCCTTCTCGGCAAGGAGGAGGTCATCCGCCTGGCACTGACGGCCATGCTCGCTGAGGGACACCTCCTGCTGGAGGACGCCCCCGGAACCGGCAAGACAGCGCTGGCACGCGCCCTGGCGGCCTCCGTACAGGGCACGAGCTCGCGCATCCAGTTCACCCCGGACCTCCTGCCCAGCGACATCACCGGCGTGACGGTCTTCGACCAGGCCAACGGCTCCTGGCAGTTCCACCCCGGCCCCGTCTTCTCCTCGATCGTCCTGGCTGACGAGATCAACCGGGCCAGCCCCAAGACCCAGTCCGCGCTGCTGGAGGTCATGGAGGAGTCCACGGTGACCGTGGACGGCACCCGCCACGAGGTCGGACGACCCTTCATGGTGATCGCCACCCAGAACCCCGTGGAGCAGGCCGGCACCTACCGGCTGCCCGAGGCCCAGCTGGACCGCTTCCTCCTCAAGACCTCCATCGGCTACCCGGCGCAGGAGGCGCTGACCCAGATCCTGGCAGGCTCAGCCAGGCCTGACCGCTCCCGGGACCTGGCACCCGTCGTGGCCTCCTCCGTCGTGGCCTCCATGGCGGACCTCGCGGCAGCCAACCACGTGGAGGGATCAGTCCTGGACTACATCAGCACCCTGGTCGAGGCCACGCGCCAGGCTGACGAGACCCGTATGGGCGTGTCCACCCGCGGCGCCATCAGCATGACGCGGGCAGCACGGGTGTGGGCAGCCGCCCAAGGCCGTACCTTCGTGCTGCCCGACGACGTCAAGGACCTGGCCCACGTCGTGTGGGACCACCGCCTGGTCATGGACCCTGACGCCGAGTTCACCGGAGCCACCGCCGCAGGAGTCGTCACCTCGGCGCTGTCGTCGGTGCCCGCACCCACGCGACGCTCGTGACAGCGACCCCCTCCCCCGGCCCCGGCAGTCCTCCTGGCGCCACGCCCTCCTCCGCCCCGGTCGGCAGGCAGCCCCAGGGCCTCAGCCTGCGCCTGCCTGCCATGTCCCTCCTACGGATCCGCGCCCGTCGCCTCTCCCGGCTCGTGCGCGCCCTCAGTCCGGTCGGCTGGACCTGCCTGGCAGTACTGGCCTGCTGCCTCCTCCTGGGAAGCCGTCTCGGGTGGCAGGAGGCGTGGGGGGCCGCCGCCGTCCTGGGCGTAGTCGTCCTGAGCGCCGGGCTGTGGCTGCTCCCCCGCGAGGGCCACAGCGTCACGCACTCCCTGTTGGACCCTTATGTCACGGTCGGCGACTACGCCCTCTTCCGCGTGACCGTGACCAGCACGCGCTCCCGTCCGCTCCTGCCCGCCCGCATGGAGATGCCTGTAGGTGCGGGAAGGGCCGTGTTCGTGGTCCCGGCCCTGCCTCCAGGAGGCAGCCACGACAGAGGGTTCGTCCTGCCGACCCGGCGCCGTGGCGTCGTCGTCGTGGGACCAGTGGTGTCGGTAGCCCGCGACCCTGTGGGCCTGCTCCACCTGGAGCGCGCCCGCACCACCGCCCAGACGGTCCACATCCACCCCCGCACGCTGCGTCTGGGAGCGGTCCTGCACGGGACGCTGCGGGACATTGAGGGCGCAGTCACCCAGGACCTGTCCAGCTCCGACGTCTCCTTCCACGCCCTGCGCGACTACGTCGCCGGAGACGACCGGCGCCACGTCCACTGGCGCACCACGGCGCGGACCGGCCGCCTCATGGTGCGACAGTTCGAGGAGACCCGCAGGTCCAGCCTCCTGGTCCTGCTGTCAGTCCGGGCGAAGGACTACGCGGGCGAGGAGGACTTCGAGACAGCGGTGTCGGTGGCCTGCTCCCTGGCGGTCGACGGTCTCAGGGACGGCAGGCAGGTCCGTTTGCTCACCCAGGAGACCTCCCTGCCCACGGCCTCGCCGCTGCGGCTGCTGGACACCTCCTGCCTCCTGGAGGTGCGCGAGGAGACAGGAACCTGTGACGACCTGGCCAGGCACGGCTGCGCCACCTCCCCCGAGGCCTCTGTCGTGGTCCTGGTCACCGGCCAGGAGACCTCACGGGCCGTCCTGGCCGCAGCCCGTTCCCTGGTCCCTCCCTCTGTGTCCATGCTGGCGCTGCGCACCGGTCAGCGCCCGCTGTCCCGGCTGCACGCAGGAGACCTCCCAGTGGTGGACCTGGACCGGCTCGAACAGCTCCCTACAGCACTGAGGAAGGCGGCATGAGCCCGCTGCCCGCCCTCCTCCGCCGCCTCGGCCCGGCCCACGCCCCAGGTCTGCGCGCCCAGGAACCCGCCTCCCACGAGACCCACGTTCCCGGGCACCTGACCGGGCAGCCCGCCCCGCGCAGCACCACGCGCAAGGGGGAGGCGACCCGTCCCGCGCGCCGGCTCACCCCACCGGCTCCTCCGCCTCCCTCCTCGCGGCGGCCTCTGCTCGACCACCGCTTCCAGGTCCTCCAGAAGAGGCCCGAGCCCCCGGGGCGTGCGACAGCGGTGCTGGAGGTGGTGCTGACCACCGCGCTCCTGGCAGCGGGCGCCCTTCCCTTCCTGCCCGTCTTCGGCGGGACCTCGGGCTACCTGGCTGCCCTGTACGGCATCGGGGCAGGAGCTGCTACTGCCCTGGGATGCTCCGCCCTGCGGCTCACGGCGCTGCCGACCACAGCGGCCCTGGCGGTCGTCCACGTCGTCATGGCCCCGTGGCTGCTCCCCGACGTCGGTACCGGGCGCGAGGCGGTCCTGGCCGTCCTGGCGGCAAGCGTGACCGTGTGGCGAGACTCTCTGAGCGTGCCACTGCCCCTGGGCTCCTTCACGGCGATGACCGTCCTGCCCTGGCTGACCTGCCTGAGCGTCTCCGGACTGGCCACCCGCCTGGTCCTCTCCGGCCGTGACGTCCTCGCGGGACCTGTGGCCATGGTGACTCCGCTGGTCGCGATCGCCTGGGGCGGACAGTCACAGGTCGCCCCCAGGCTGCTGGGTCCCGCCCTGGCAGCCGGGCTCCTCCTGCTGTGGTCGACGGCCTCCCTGAGACGCCGACGCCTGCGCGTGGAGGAAGCCCTCAGCGACGACACCGGCTCCGGCCGACCCGGCAGCCTCACCTCCGCCCCGGCCCCCGTGGCCATGTCCAGGGCCACCCGCCGTGGCGCGGCCCTGGCGGTGACGACAACCGTGAGCGCCCTCAGCCTGGTCCTTGTCGTCAACCCCTTGACCCCTGCGGCACGAACGGTCCTGCGCGACGTCCTCGAGCCTCCCCTGAGCCTCAGCGAGTACGCCACGCCCCTGTCCCTGGTGCGCAGCATCGAGACGGACCTGGCAGACACCGAGCTCCTGGCCCTGTCAGGAGCCCCGGAGGGCACCCGGGTGCGTGTCGCCGCCCTCGACTCCTACGACGGCCTGGCAGCCCGTGTCGGGGAAAGCCCTGTGGGAGGGTCACGATTCGAGCGCGTGGGCGCTCAGACCTCCCTCAGTGGCTCGGCAGCGACGTCCTACCCGGCACCGACCGCCCCGGGACGTGCCCAGGCCGTCACCCTGTCAGTCAGGGGATACTCCTTCCCCTGGGTTCCCACGGTCTCAGCCACGGAGCGGATCGAGGTCTCCGGCCCCCGCCGGGCCGAGCTCAGCGAGAGCCTGTACTACGACGCCTTCTCTGCCACCGGGATCCTCACAGCCGGACTGGTCGAGGGTGACGTCCTGGCCGAGACGGTCCGCCCCTACGCCCCACCGTCCGAGAGCCAGATGAGTACGGACTCCCTGGCGCAGGTCTCCCTGGGACCGGTTGAGCAGGTCCCCTCCTCGGTCGTGGCGCTCGCGGCGGAGATCGTCGGCAGCGAGTCCGACCCGCTGTCCCAGGTGCGCGCCCTCCAGCAGCGACTGCGCACCAGCTACTACTCCGACGGCTCCCAGAGCCCCTCCTCCCCCGGGCACGGCGCGGCACGGATCGCCTCCATGGTGGAGGCGGAGTCCCTGGTGGGTGACGACGAGCAGTACTCCGTCCTCATGATGCTCCTGTGCCGCTCCCTGGGGATCCCCGCCCGGGTGGTCATGGGGTTCAACCCGTCCACGGACGGGGACGCCACGACGGTCACCGGGGCTGACATCAGCGCCTGGGTCGAGGTCCCCTTCGAGTCCCTGGGGTGGGTCGCCGTCGACGTCACCCCCGACCGCGACCAGGTCCCCCAGCAGCAGACGACGCAGAAGGTCTCCAACCCCGAGCCCCAGGTCCTCCAGCCCCCGCTGCCGGAGGAGGACCCCGCCGACCTTCCTCCGTCCTACGAGGACCCTGACAACGACGGCACGGAGGAGGACCAGGGCTCAGGGCCGCTGCGGGCGGTCCTCCTGGCGGCAGGCTCGATCCTGGGCCTGGCAGCGGTACTGGGCGCCATCGTGGGGTGGAAGGTCCTGCGACGCCTGAGACGCCGACGCAGGACCGGCGTGGACTCGGCCCTGGGGTCCTGGGAGGAGCTGGTGGACCGGGCACGCGACCTGGGCCGTGCACCCTCCTGGGGCGCGACCCGCCGGGAGGCGGCCCACGAGCTCGACCCCCACTTTCCCCAAGCTGACCTACCGACATTTGCCAACGCCGTCGACACCCAGGTGTTCGGCCCAGACGATCCGACGTCGTACGCTCTAGGGGAGCTGTGGAGCTCCTGCGACGCGATCATTCGTGCTATGAGCGCGGACCGCCCGCGGCTGCGCAGGCTCCAGGCTCGGCTGTCCCTGCGGTCGCTCGTGCACCCGGCCGGACGGACTCCTCGTCGACGTCCCCCCAGGAGGTACCGATCATGACGACGAGCTCTCTTCCTTCCCGCAGAGGCCCGGGCGACCCGGCCCTGCTGGCAGGCCCGGCCCCTGCGCGCGCACGCCTGGTGGCTGGAGCCATTGACGTGGCCGCCGACCTCAGTGCTGTGGTCCTGCTCACCGCCCTGCTCCACCTGGCCGCAGGACGCTCGCTCCCTCTCAGCGTTATAGTGGCACTTGTCATAGTTGTGGCAGCGCGGGGCCTTCTGCTGGCCCGTACCGGCTGGTCACTGGGAGGCCGGGTCATGGGGGTACGTCTGGTCGACGCCAGGACCCTGGCCCCCTCGCCCCTGGGCGTGTTCGTCTACACCGACCTGACAGTCGTCGTCACCGCCGCGACCCTGGGCCTCGGAGTGATTTTTCTCATTCGCTCAGTGAACGAGGACCCGCAGCACCGTGGCTGGCACGACCGCATCTCAGGCCTGACGGCCCTGTCCATGCCCCGTGCCCAGCCTCAACCGACGCACAATGCTACCGACCACCACGCTGACCATGGCGTGACACCCCAGACGGATACAGGGCCGGGAGCACCGGCGGAAGCGTCCTCGGACACCTCCCCTCGCCAGGCGCCTCAGCCCACGCGCCCAGAAGCCTCGGCCACCGCCGGGGCTGCCGCGTCCTCTCCCACGCTCGCGACCGGTCCCTGGCCCACGGCCCACCCCAGCCCCCCGCGCGCCCGCCGGAGGCTGCGGCGGCTGGCACCGTCTGAGCCCACCCCCTCCACGACTCCGTCGGACGCGCTCGCCAGCACAGGCGCGCCCGCTGCGAACGACGTAGCATCTTCGCCGATGGAAGAACCACTGCACAGGGCGCAGTCTCGGTTGAACCAGTCACCGACCGCCTCAGCCAACAGCTCTCAGACTCCTTCTACCCGCCCCCGCGTGGAGCCGGCCAGCGGGGTACACACCGCCTACCAGCCACAGAGGGAACCCACGTTCCCCACGGCACGCCCCAGAGGTTATGCCACCCGCGCCGCGCAGGTCTCCAGCACCTCGGACACGACCAGAGCCGTGCCCACCGACGGGCACTCGCCCCAGGCGCTTATCGACTCAGTCCCCTGGTCCTCGGTCCCGACAGTGCTCGACTCCACCACGATGGACAACCTTCCCGACACGGTACGTACGGCTATCGAGGACAGTCCCAGGGGCGGGTCGTCAGGGCCGGTGCCAGGCAGTGCTCCTGCTTCTCCTCAGCAGGGGCCGGCTCCCGACTCCGCCCACGCGGACGGCCTCCGAGCGGGAACCGACCCCGCCGCCACAGAGAGCCCAGCCAGCCCGGAGCACCCTTCCTCCGGGGGCTCAGTGATCAACCTTCTCGACCCCCAGGGGGTCCCGTCCCCAGATGACGTCGCGTCAGCCGCCTCAGCCTCCGGCAAGAGCTCCCCGTCCCAGACTTCCCAGACGACGGGACAGCCTCTGGTGCCTCCCACCATTGAGGTGCCGCAGATGCGGGGCACGCACCGGGCCGCGCCTCCGCCTGCCCCCGTCTCGGGCAGCGCCTCGACGCCGCCCCAGGCCGCCGTACCCCAGGAGGCGACGGCGACGTCGCACGGCACGCGTCACCACGGCTCGCTCAGTCCCTCACTGTCAGTACGCCTTGTCCCACAGCTGGGTGGTAAACCCCTCATTGTCGAGGAGCCAACCGTCGTCGGCCGCGACCCCGACAACATCTCCTCCTACCCCGGCGCAGAGCGCATCGCCCTGACGGACCCTACGCGGTCGGTCTCCAAGACGCACGCCGCGATCTTCCCCTTGCTGGACGGCGTGTGGGTGACTGACCTGCACTCCACCAACGGCACCAGGGTGGAGCGTCAGGACGGGTCCACCGTCCCGGCGGTTCCCGACGTAGCCCTGGCTGCGCGCGAGGGAGAGACGGTGTTCTTCGGCCGCATCGGCTTCCGTGTCGAGGTCGTCAGCTAGACCGGCGCAGAACAGCTCGGAGTAGCAGAAGAACAACAGAAACGTCATAGGACAACATAAAGTTCCGCTGTCCTATGACGTTTTTGTTGCCTGGATACTGCACAGACCTGCCGGTCCGCAGGGCCGCACCCTGGTAGCAGTGCCTTAGGAGGCGACACAGGCAGTAACGGCCGGGGAGGCCTTGCCGTCCTGCCGCAGGCTTGAGACCTCCAGGCATGTCTGCCCGGGACGCGCCTCCACCACCACCGAGGTGCGCCTGGTGGACTCCACAGCGGTGTCCTCGTCCGGGACGACCTCCCGGACGAGGTAGCCACCAGCCCACTCCTCGTACGGCGGGTCCCAGGAGAAGGTGACCGTCCCGTCCTCGTTGGCAGTTCCGTTCACGTCGCTCGGCAGGGGGACGCCACTGCCCAGCGGGTCGGCGGCCCCGGCAGGCGGCACCATCGTCTCGAAGGAGGATGACTGCCCATGATCCTCCCGAGCGCGGGCGACCAGGACCACACCGACAACGACGGCGACAAGAACCACGGCCAGGACCACCCCCACGACTGCGCGCAACCTGCCCTCGCGGGAGTGGGTGACAGGGCTGCCGACGGCCTCCCAGCGCCGTCCCGCGTGAGCGTCCCCGTCGACAGCCTCAGGGACGGTGGCGGGCTGTGCGGGGTCGTCGGGGTCCACCCGTACCGTCAGCCCGTCACTCGTCCTGTGGACCTGACTGAAGACTCCCATGTTGGTGGCAGCGTCGTCCTCCTCGGGATGGGGAGGACGTGCGGTCGCAGCGTCAGCCTCCTGGAACAGGTCGACAGTCGTCACCGGCAGGTCGAGCTCGGCCTGGACCTGCTGGAGCGCACGCGCAAGGGCCAGGGCCGTGGGGTAGCGGGCCTGCGGGCTCTTGTCCATCGCCACGGACAGGACCCGGTGCAGAGAGGGCGGGGCGTCCTGACGCCCCAGGGGAGGCAGCGGGTCCTTGACGATACGCCGGGACAGCTCGTAGACGTCGGGCGCACCACCGACCTCGAAGGGGCTGTGCCCGGTCAGCATGGCATAGGTCGTCGCACCGAGGGAGTAGACGTCGGAGGCAGGACTTGCCGAGCGGATCCCGACCAGCTGCTCCGGCGGCGCCCAAGGCACGCTCATGCCCCTGAGCTCCTCAGTCCCCTCCGGGCCGCTCATCACGGAGATCCCGAAGTCCGACAGCACCGGACGCCGGTAGGTGGTGAACAGGATGTTGGCGGGCTTGATGTCACGGTGGACGATCCCGGCGCGGTGCGCGGTCTCCACCGCGCCCGCGACCTGGATAGCGGTTGACAGAGCCTCTGCGACATTCAGGGCACCCTGACGCAGGATCGCCCCGAGGGTCGGGGGAGGGCAGTACTCCATCACCAGGAAGGGGTGGCCGTCGGCTGACACGCCAGCACCGTAGATCGACAGGATAGCCGGATGGGAGGAGACCCGGGCCATGAGGTTGGCCTCGGACTCGAAACGGCTGGCGCTCCTGTCTGCCACGTCCGCGTTCATGACCTTGACGGCCACCTCACGACGCGGCATCTGCTGCTCAAAGAGATAGACCGTCGAGTAGCCCCCGGAGCCGAGGACACCGAGATGGGTGAACCCGGCAATAACAGGAGGCGTTGTCTCCTGGCCCAGCATCAGGGCAGGTTCTCAAAGGTGAGGACCTGCCCGTCACCGACATCAAGCACGTCGCCGCTGCGCAGCAGCACCGGGGCGGAGGAGGACAGGCGCACCGGGGCCTCGCCCTCCCTGGTGAGGACAGTGCCGTTGCAGTTGCCCAGGTCCTGGGCGAGCACGCTCCAGGCGTCCAGGTCGATGAGGACGTGGTTTCGCGAGACCAGCTGGTTGGGGCTGGGGACCGTCAGCACGCGTACCGGGACGTCGCTGCTGGTGGGGACGTCTGTCGGCGCCGGGCTACGTCCCACCAGGACAGGACGGTCCAGGTCGATGGACTCGCCGGATGAGGTAGTGAGGCGGCCCAGAGAGGGGCAGGCTACCGACTTGGCCGGACGGTTGAGGTCCGCCCCGCACTGCCTGCAGGTCGTGTAGTTCGTCGGGTTGGGGTGCCCGTTGCCGCACACGGCCGACAGCACCACGCGCACCGAGGTGGGCTCCGGTGCCGGTGCTGGCACCACGGAGGCTGTCGCACCCGGTCCGGGCACGTCACCACCTACCAGGGAGATCAGCTCGCCGACCAGGTCCTCAGGAAGGCCCGAGACGGTGTGACCGTCGTGATCACCGTAGGGTCTCGCCCTAGCGACCCGGGGAGCCGCCTCCCTCTGTGACACAGAGCCTCCTGAGAGGCCCTCCTCGCTCCTCGGCCCGGCCCAGGTGCTGGAAGGAGGTTGCGCCATCGTCTCCTCCTCGGGCTCGTCCGGACCGACCATCTCGTCGCGCAGCCGGTACGAGAGGTCCTCAGGAAGATCGGAGAGCGTGCTCCCGTCGTGGTCCCCGGCACGCTCCCCGGCAGCGGTGTCGTCGACCAGGGCACCAGCGCCGCCCGGCTCGTCGGAGTCGCCCCCGGAGCCACTCTCGGAACCACCGTCTGAGCCAGCAGGAGCGGCGTCAGCAGAGGTGTCAAGACCAGTACCAAGACCGCTGCCAAGGCCGCCGTCAGCACCGCCACCAGCACTGTTGCCAGCACTGATGTCAAGAAGGCCATTGTCAGTGCCGACGTTCGTACCGTCATTAGTACCGCCGTCGGCGGGACTGCCAGTGCCACCGAGGCGCCCCTCTCCCTGACCGCCGCCAGAGCCAGGCAAGTTAGTGACGACAGGAGCCGCAGACAGTGCAGCCGCGTCCGAGGGAGTCGCCGCCGTCGCTGGAACCTCCTCAGACGGGGCAGGCGGGGCGTCTGGCCGCGCCCAGTCCTGCCTGCCGCCCTCACCCCTTGCGGACACCTCATCCAGGGCACCAGAGGCCTGCGACCGGGCCAGACGGTGCATCGCACCGGTCCACTCGCCGGTCCAGGCCTCGGCCCACGTCCGCCGTCCGCTCTGGGCCGGGGCAGTGCTGACGGTGCTGTGTTCCGCGCTGCGGCTAGGTCCATAAGCAGGACCGTCACTAGGACCGTGGCCAGGACGATGACCTGCGTCACGATCAGCACCCTCAGCCGCTGAGTCCTCTGAGTCCGTCGACTCCTCTGAGTCCGCCGAGCCCTCAGGGCCGGCACCCGTCTCCTCCCGCTCCTCCTGGGCAGCCACCTCAGCCGTACCGCCGCTGCCAGGGGGTGAGACAGGAACCTGCGTCGGCCGGTCGTCGTCTCCTGCCGCCTCAGGCGTCTCCTGGACCGTCTCGGAGTCCCCCTGATCCTGCTGAGCCCACGTGGCGATGTCAGCAGATGCGAGCCCGCCCCCTGCGTCGGCGCCTGCATCGCCAGGTGCCGAGGACGGTGCAGCATCCTCCTCCCGGCTGACTGCATCGGCGCCCCGCTCGTCCGGGACAGCGCCCGGGCTGTCCAGGGCCGGGGCCGCCCCGGCGTCCCGGCCGACGCTCTGGTCACTAAGCCCGGAAGGCCGGTCGGAGGACCAGGCGTAGGACTGGTCGGTGACAGCCCTGGACCTGCGCCGGAGCCGAGCAGCGGGGGCTCGCTCAGGGTCGGCGTCGTCGTCCGACTCCCCGGCGCCGGAAGCCGTCTGCCCCGGCTCGCTGCCAGAGCCGCCCGGCCTGCGGTCGCCGTCACTGCCAAGTGCAAGGGCTCCCGCAACCACCACAGCGTCAGCAACCGGGCGGTAGACGGACCCGGGCCGCTCAGGCGAGCGCGCCACCACGGACCTCGGGGAGGCGTAGGCCGTCTCCAGCCAGGTAGTGACGCTGGAGGCGTCGAGGGCCTGACCGTCAACCTCCAGCTGGGCTGAGCCCCGCAGCGCCACGTGCATCATGCCGTCCGGGGCGGACACCGCGAGCGCGAAGTCGGGAATCGATCCCAGGCGCCCCCCCATACCGATGACGAGCTCGTCCAGGGCTTGGGTCAGGGACGCCTCCTCGCTGCGCAGCAGCCGCCACAGACGCTCCGTAAGGTCCTGAGGCACCGTGGGAGGCAGAAGCATCACCGCGCGGGCCGTGGCGACGCCTGTCCACGGCCCCTCAGACCACCACGCAAGTTTATCCGTACTGTCAGTCATATTTTTCTCCTCAGCGGACGACGCACACTCCGTCACCCAAGTATGCCTGCCGACCACGTCGCACGTACTCCTCTTGTCCTGGAGACAGGCGGTGAGCTCCGTGCGAGTCCTCCACGTAGGTACCGTTGGTGGAACCAAGGTCCGTCATGAGGACGCCGTCGGCACCCGGACAGACCAGCAGATGGGTCTTTGACACCGAGTCATCACCCCGGAGGACCGCCACGAGCCGCGCCTGCGGGTGGGAGTCGAGGGGCGAGGGCTGGCGCCCCAGCACCAGCGGACCGGTCACCGCGACGGCCTCCCCGTCAAGGAGCAGCGTGCATGAGCTGGCAGAGACCGCCCGCGAGGAGATGAGGACCGTACCCGCCATGCGGTCGAACCACGACCTGCCTCCGCTCCGTAGTGCAGTTAGCCACAGGAGCAGCGCGGCGGCCCCGCCTGTGGGAACGGCAGCCAGCAGGACAAAAACTGCGTAAGTCACTGCGGCCCAGCCTGGAACCGTGCCCTGGGAGGCAATCCGACGGCGCCGGGTTCCGGTCACCAGACCCCCGGGGGAGGCGCCTGTCAATGCTGTCATGAGAGTCATCACAGCCATAAGACCCGCAGTGGCGCCAAGAGCGAATAAGATGCCGTGGTGCGCAGTCACCGCAAAGACTGCAAGAAGAAGCCCCGTATCTACGAGCGCTCGGACAGCCCGCCTGCCCGTCGAGGCTGGCACCATCGTCACGTGCGGCCCTCGGTCTCTCACAAGACAGACATCGTAGACATCTAGGCGACTACATTGTGTCGGACCACAGGTCTCGGAAGGAGCACGACGTGCAGATCGCTGTCACGCCTGATCCCCAGTACTGGGTGATCATCCCGCCTTTCCCACCCCCGGGATGGGCACGGGAGGAGGCGAGGCACCGCAGCGCCTACCTGGGCGTCACCGGGCCGCAGTGGCGCTCGGAGCTGGAGTCGCTGCTGGAGGAGCTCCAGGCCATGGAGCGTCAGGGGCGCTTTGCCCGTCTCATGCACATAGAGGACGCCGCCAAGCCTCCCTTCATGGTCGACCTCAGCCTGGAGATCGCCGAGGACGACGGGTCCAAGGAGGGACGCCGGGCCACCCAGCGCAGGATCATCGCCCAGATGCTGCCACAGGCAGAGCCGGTCCGCCTGCGCCCAGGTCACGACATGGCGGGGTTCTCAGCCTTTGGGGACAGCACGGGCCCCACGCAGGGAGCGCTGGTACTCCGGCTGGCAGGTCTGCCGACGGTCCCGGTAGACCTGGTGATGCGGCTGTGGGGCGCCAGCGTGAGCACTATCTCACCCCACCTTGACGACCTCGTCGAGCTGGCCCGCCAGGTCGCGCCCGTCTAGTCCCGTCTGCGCCCCGTCGTCACCCTGTCTCGTCACCCTGTCATCGTCTCAGCTCAGTGCCTCAACTCAGTGCCTCAGTGTGGGCGGCCCTCCACCGCCCACACCAGCCAGGCCTGCCTGCTCACCCCTCCAGCGCCTGCGCCGTCTCCAGCCACTCCTCCTCCAGGGCGGCCCGGCTCTCCTCCGCCTGGGCCAGCTGCCTGCCCAGCTCGGCCAG
Protein-coding sequences here:
- a CDS encoding AAA family ATPase; protein product: MPLSQENATWFAEAFSTIVTNVGQALLGKEEVIRLALTAMLAEGHLLLEDAPGTGKTALARALAASVQGTSSRIQFTPDLLPSDITGVTVFDQANGSWQFHPGPVFSSIVLADEINRASPKTQSALLEVMEESTVTVDGTRHEVGRPFMVIATQNPVEQAGTYRLPEAQLDRFLLKTSIGYPAQEALTQILAGSARPDRSRDLAPVVASSVVASMADLAAANHVEGSVLDYISTLVEATRQADETRMGVSTRGAISMTRAARVWAAAQGRTFVLPDDVKDLAHVVWDHRLVMDPDAEFTGATAAGVVTSALSSVPAPTRRS
- a CDS encoding DUF58 domain-containing protein, coding for MTATPSPGPGSPPGATPSSAPVGRQPQGLSLRLPAMSLLRIRARRLSRLVRALSPVGWTCLAVLACCLLLGSRLGWQEAWGAAAVLGVVVLSAGLWLLPREGHSVTHSLLDPYVTVGDYALFRVTVTSTRSRPLLPARMEMPVGAGRAVFVVPALPPGGSHDRGFVLPTRRRGVVVVGPVVSVARDPVGLLHLERARTTAQTVHIHPRTLRLGAVLHGTLRDIEGAVTQDLSSSDVSFHALRDYVAGDDRRHVHWRTTARTGRLMVRQFEETRRSSLLVLLSVRAKDYAGEEDFETAVSVACSLAVDGLRDGRQVRLLTQETSLPTASPLRLLDTSCLLEVREETGTCDDLARHGCATSPEASVVVLVTGQETSRAVLAAARSLVPPSVSMLALRTGQRPLSRLHAGDLPVVDLDRLEQLPTALRKAA
- a CDS encoding transglutaminase-like domain-containing protein, encoding MSPLPALLRRLGPAHAPGLRAQEPASHETHVPGHLTGQPAPRSTTRKGEATRPARRLTPPAPPPPSSRRPLLDHRFQVLQKRPEPPGRATAVLEVVLTTALLAAGALPFLPVFGGTSGYLAALYGIGAGAATALGCSALRLTALPTTAALAVVHVVMAPWLLPDVGTGREAVLAVLAASVTVWRDSLSVPLPLGSFTAMTVLPWLTCLSVSGLATRLVLSGRDVLAGPVAMVTPLVAIAWGGQSQVAPRLLGPALAAGLLLLWSTASLRRRRLRVEEALSDDTGSGRPGSLTSAPAPVAMSRATRRGAALAVTTTVSALSLVLVVNPLTPAARTVLRDVLEPPLSLSEYATPLSLVRSIETDLADTELLALSGAPEGTRVRVAALDSYDGLAARVGESPVGGSRFERVGAQTSLSGSAATSYPAPTAPGRAQAVTLSVRGYSFPWVPTVSATERIEVSGPRRAELSESLYYDAFSATGILTAGLVEGDVLAETVRPYAPPSESQMSTDSLAQVSLGPVEQVPSSVVALAAEIVGSESDPLSQVRALQQRLRTSYYSDGSQSPSSPGHGAARIASMVEAESLVGDDEQYSVLMMLLCRSLGIPARVVMGFNPSTDGDATTVTGADISAWVEVPFESLGWVAVDVTPDRDQVPQQQTTQKVSNPEPQVLQPPLPEEDPADLPPSYEDPDNDGTEEDQGSGPLRAVLLAAGSILGLAAVLGAIVGWKVLRRLRRRRRTGVDSALGSWEELVDRARDLGRAPSWGATRREAAHELDPHFPQADLPTFANAVDTQVFGPDDPTSYALGELWSSCDAIIRAMSADRPRLRRLQARLSLRSLVHPAGRTPRRRPPRRYRS
- a CDS encoding RDD family protein, which encodes MTTSSLPSRRGPGDPALLAGPAPARARLVAGAIDVAADLSAVVLLTALLHLAAGRSLPLSVIVALVIVVAARGLLLARTGWSLGGRVMGVRLVDARTLAPSPLGVFVYTDLTVVVTAATLGLGVIFLIRSVNEDPQHRGWHDRISGLTALSMPRAQPQPTHNATDHHADHGVTPQTDTGPGAPAEASSDTSPRQAPQPTRPEASATAGAAASSPTLATGPWPTAHPSPPRARRRLRRLAPSEPTPSTTPSDALASTGAPAANDVASSPMEEPLHRAQSRLNQSPTASANSSQTPSTRPRVEPASGVHTAYQPQREPTFPTARPRGYATRAAQVSSTSDTTRAVPTDGHSPQALIDSVPWSSVPTVLDSTTMDNLPDTVRTAIEDSPRGGSSGPVPGSAPASPQQGPAPDSAHADGLRAGTDPAATESPASPEHPSSGGSVINLLDPQGVPSPDDVASAASASGKSSPSQTSQTTGQPLVPPTIEVPQMRGTHRAAPPPAPVSGSASTPPQAAVPQEATATSHGTRHHGSLSPSLSVRLVPQLGGKPLIVEEPTVVGRDPDNISSYPGAERIALTDPTRSVSKTHAAIFPLLDGVWVTDLHSTNGTRVERQDGSTVPAVPDVALAAREGETVFFGRIGFRVEVVS
- a CDS encoding serine/threonine-protein kinase, with protein sequence MLGQETTPPVIAGFTHLGVLGSGGYSTVYLFEQQMPRREVAVKVMNADVADRSASRFESEANLMARVSSHPAILSIYGAGVSADGHPFLVMEYCPPPTLGAILRQGALNVAEALSTAIQVAGAVETAHRAGIVHRDIKPANILFTTYRRPVLSDFGISVMSGPEGTEELRGMSVPWAPPEQLVGIRSASPASDVYSLGATTYAMLTGHSPFEVGGAPDVYELSRRIVKDPLPPLGRQDAPPSLHRVLSVAMDKSPQARYPTALALARALQQVQAELDLPVTTVDLFQEADAATARPPHPEEDDAATNMGVFSQVHRTSDGLTVRVDPDDPAQPATVPEAVDGDAHAGRRWEAVGSPVTHSREGRLRAVVGVVLAVVLVAVVVGVVLVARAREDHGQSSSFETMVPPAGAADPLGSGVPLPSDVNGTANEDGTVTFSWDPPYEEWAGGYLVREVVPDEDTAVESTRRTSVVVEARPGQTCLEVSSLRQDGKASPAVTACVAS